Part of the Nostoc sp. ATCC 53789 genome, GCATCATGTTCCGAATCACGGCTTTTTCGGAATCACATTGCCATTTACAGTTCAGAGGGACAGCTACTTCAAGAGGATAAGGAGAAAGGAGAAATACCTTTTGTCGCCAATTCTTCACCAGGCAAAGGAATGAAAATTGTTTGTCAAAAGATTGGGGCCCTTGGTTGGTAAGTTAAGTAGGGAATGTCCCATGCCCCATTCCCCATTCCCACTTGCCCTGAGCGTTCGCGTAGCGTCTCGAAGAGAAGCCGAAGGGATTCCCAATTCCCAATTCCAGTAGAAAATACTAAGGACAAAACAACGTGTCACGCGTATCTCGTCCTGTGGTTGGATTAGTCCCTTTAGCAAGTTTGCACAATTTTTTTTGCTCATCCGAACGCAGCAGCGTATCGGTAAAATCTGCCCCATCAATGATTGCGCCATCAAATCTGGCGTTAGCAGCAAAAGCACCCTCTAACAGTGCATTTGTCAAATTTGCCCTAACTAAACGAGCCGAGTCTAAAGTGGAATTTCTCAAGTCAGCTGCCTCTAAATTTGCAGACTCCAAATTTGCTGCAAAGAAACTGACACCGTTCAAATTAGCATGGCTGAAGTTACTCTGGCGAAGATTAGCTTTGGTAAAGCTGGAATCTGTTAAATCACGTCCTGAAAAATCAGCCTCGACCAAAATTTCTTTATTATATTCAAGTGCCAAAGCTGTTGGAGCAAAACCGAGCGTTGCGGTGATGCTAATCATTCCCCACAAGAATAAGCTGAGTATATTTGTCCAAAAGTGATAGTCAGTCTGACGCTTCAACCCGAATTGTGTTCGGGATGAGTCGAGTTGAGAACCTGCTGTGCAATCGCTTAACCTAGAATTCATAGAATTTATCATATTTTTCGTCAATGGCTAACCTTCCTCCATCTCATTATCCAGATATTGGTCATTTAGGAGAAGACCTAGTTGCCCAATGGTTGCAATCTACTAGTTGGATAATTCTACATCGTCGCTTTTCTAGCCGTTATGGAGAAATTGATATTATTGCTCAATATGATGGACAAACTGGGGAAAAACTCCTTACTCAGCACTCATTATTGGCATTTGTTGAAGTTAAAACCCGCAGTTCCGGGAGTTGGGATGCAGGAGGAAGAAGCGCCATCACCCCACAAAAGCAAGCAAAAATCTCACGGACAGCTGGAATATTTTTAGCCCAGTACCCTGAAAAGGCGGATTATTCTTGCCGATTTGATGTTGCTATTGTCTACTGTCAAAGGATATCAAAAAATCAGACTGCGGTTATAGCAACTCAGGAAGCTCTTGCTACTTTATCAACAGATGAATATAAGTTTAAGCTGCAAGAATACATTCTGGCAGCTTTCGACTCTTCAATTGATAATGGTTAATTGGTAATGGATAAAATATCTTAATTACCAATAATTATCTACTGGCGTTACAACCAAACGTTATTACGCCAAAGTTTCTGGACAGTAGCCTAAGCCCCTGACAAACTGTTGCCGGAAAGCTTCGATTTCGTCTCTCTCTGGACTACCATGAGAAACGATCGCTACCTGATAGCGACGCATCACGTCCACAGGGCATTGTCCCGCTTCTAAACTCCAAAGTGCCATTTGCACCCTCATTGGTGGCTCATAGCTAATTCCTAATTCATTTAGAAAAGCCCGAAAGTCGCCATCTTCTTGGGGCGAGACTTGACCTCTGAGTTTGATCCTAACCACCCAGCCATCAATTTGATGAATTACGGTGACGAACGAAACTGGTGTCTGGGGTCTAGCGTGCAGGTGTTGAACGACCCTCAGGGTTAGACTGGCATTTGCCAGATAGTACAAGTATTCCATGTTTGTTGGTGCTTGGGATCAAAGCCAATCCTACATATCTATATTCGTCAATCAGTGCCTGTTCCCGGTAGGGTAAAAGCCCCCGTTTTTAGATGGGGAGGTTTACCCAATTTTTATGTTAATTTTTCCGTGTTACTTAATAGTAACAATCTTATAGCCTCGCGACAAAATTGGGCAAAGATGCCTTAAAGTTCCTTTAGAAGGGAAAGCTAAAAACAGCTTTTTGTCAGAGAGTATAAATACTAAATAAAGCAAAAACTAGTACAAGCCAAGTTGAAAGATACATCTAGCCCCAAAGAAAAAAATTTTGAATTAGATTGCTCGGTAGCAGGCTATGACTACACACTACCTCCAGAACTCATTGCCCAAAACCCAGCAGTTCCTAGAGATAGTTCCCGGTTACTGGTAGTTAATTCTCCCACTACAGGCGCTGAAACAGAAGCATCTCACCATATTTTCCATGATTTGCCTGCACTGCTACGCTCTGGTGATTTGTTGGTCATGAACAATACAAGGGTTATTCCAGCTCGGCTTTATGGTCATAAAACCACTGGTGCTAAAATCCAGGTGTTGCTGTTGGAAGAACGGCAGTATAACTGTTGGTTAGCTTTAGTTAAGCCAGGAAAAAGCTTCAAACAGGGAACAAAGATTATTTTTGAAGCAAAGCAGGGGATTGGGGATTCAAAAGAGGCAGAGGGGCACGGTGCTGGGGGCAGAGGGGAAAACTCTTCTCCCTACTCCCTTGATTCTTCCCCAGTAACCAGTCAACAACTCACCGCTACAGTTTTAGAAACAGACGCAGCAACCGGGGGACGTTTGTTGCAATTTGATGTGCCAGAGGGAAAGCCTTTGGTGCAACTGTTAGAGGTATTTGGTGAAGTACCGCTACCACCCTACATTACTACCTCTTCAGCTGCTGATGAGCAGTATCAGACAGTTTATGCCGAACAGCCAGGAGCGATCGCAGCACCGACGGCAGGATTACACTTTACCCCAGAATTATTACAAAAGCTGCGCGATCGCAATATCAATCAAGCTTTTGTGACGCTACACGTTGGTGTCGGCACTTTTCGCCCTGTGGAAGTGGAAGACGTAACTACCCACCAGATGCATGAAGAATGGATTGAAGTTCCCGCCGCCACGGTAGAGCAAATTCGCGCCACCAAAGCTGCTGGCGGTCGAATTATTGCTGTGGGAACAACGGCAGTAAGGGCTTTGGAAGGGGCAGCTAAATCTGGGAATTTACAATCATTTTGCGGTAAAACAGACTTGTTTATTTATCCCGGCTACCAATGGCGGGTGGTGGATGGTTTGATTACCAATTTTCACCTACCACGTTCTAGTTTGCTGATGTTGGTAAGTGCGCTAATTGGCAGACAACGGCTATTGAATATATACTTGGAAGCGATCACTTTTGGGTATCGTTTCTATTCCTTTGGTGATGCTATGCTAATTTTGCCGGAAGCCATAAGAGTTCTGAGTCAAGCATGAGGGCAATGTTCCCTGTTCCCTGTTACCTATTCCCTACCTGACTTTGCACGTTATGTGGAAAAGTCCACGAAAAACCTAACCCCCTAACCCCTTCCCGATGCGGGAAGGGGGAAATTCAAAGTCTCTCTCCTAATAGGAGAGAGATTTAGAGAGAGGTTTTCCAGATGCCGTGAAAAGTCAGATTCCCTACCTACCTACGCAAATACGTTAAGTAATCAAACCGGATTCCTATAGGAGTAATTTTATGCGTGACTTCATAATAAAATTGGTCAAAACTATCATCCAGATAATGAATGCTCCGATGCTCATATTGTTTATCGTCACTACAAAGAAAGAAGTGATTCTTGTGGATGTAAGACGATGGTCAAAGATAGTTGAGCTAGTTGATACTTCTGACTGGGTTAACTTGCTATATTTGCTTTATAAATATCCCGAATTCAGAAGTCTTTACTATTACAGAATTAAAAAAGGTAACTTTCTAGGATTGGTACTGATGCATATTATAAAATTCTTTTATAAAGAATGTCCAAGTCTATTTTTATATTGCGATAATATTGGTTCTGGACTATTTATTCAACATGGCTTTAGTACTATAGTAAATGCAAGAAGCATTGGTGATAATTGCTGGATTAATCAACAGGTAACAATAGGATACAGCAGTAAAAATAATTTTCCGACAATTGGCAACAATGTAATCATAAGTTCAGGTGCAAAAGTGATTGGCAACGTCACTATAAATGATAATGTGATAGTAGGAGCAAATGCAGTTGTAGTCAAAGATGTTCCCAGTAATTGTGTTGTTGTCGGTGTTCCAGCTTATATAATCAAGAGAGATGGCGTGAAAGTAAAAGAGCAGTTGATTTAAATTTGTTTATTAACAGATTATAAAACCTATAGAATATCGCACTAATTACGGTATGCAGAGCAACTGAACAAGGAGAAGGGTGTTTTTACAAAAGTCGGATGCTCCCAAAGTGAGAAATTCTTAATTTTTTGATTTGCAATTTTTCATGCTGTGGTGGGTATTCTGACTTATAAAGATATGAGCATAAGTACATCTATGTCACTCCTGTCTAGAAAAAGTCAAACTCAGCCCTGGTTACACTTCTTATTTCACCAAAACTCTGTTCAGAAAAAGCCCCTGTTCAGACTTCTGTTTGCTTTCTCTGCGTTTTTGGTCTTAGCTGCACCGACAATTACTAATTTTCCAGGAAGCAAGCTGCTAGCAGAAACCGCAATTTCTCAGGATCTTGAAGCAGCTAGCTTTTTCCAGCAGGGAGTCACGCGCTATAATCGCAAAGACTTACAAGGTGCAGAATATGCCTTTCGTCAGGCATTGCAGCGAGATCCTAACCTTGGGGCTGCGCTAAATTATCTGGGTAATATATTCATGGAGCAAAATCGCCTAGATGTAGCTTTACAAGAATATACAGAGGCGATTAGGATTAATCCTAATTTTAGTGAAGCTTATTACAACTTAGGGCTAGTGCTGCATCGTCAGGGACAAAAAGATGCTGCGATTACGGCTTATCGTCAAAGCCTTGTGATAGATCCCACAAAGGTAGCAGCGCTGTATAATCTGGGATTAGTGCTGTATGAACAAGGACAGCTACCGGAAGCGATCGCAACATACCAGCAAGCAATTAATTTAGATAGCAGCAATACCAACGCTTATTTTAACTTAGCGATCGCCTTGCAACAACAAGGTCAAACAGAGCAAGCGATCGCAACTTATCGTCAAGCCTTGCAGCTAGATCCTCAAAATGCCACAGCTTATAACAACATGGCAAGTTTGCTAGCAATCCAAGGCCAAGCTTCTGAAGCTATTTCTGTTTATCGGCAAGCTATTCGCCTAAATCCTAAAAACGCCTCAGCTTACTATAATTTGGGAGTCACTTTATATAATCAAGGCGACATCAAGAAAGCTAATGGAGTCTTGAAACGTGCCCATACTGAGTATCGTGAGCAAGGTAACATTGAGCAAGCTCAGAAAATAGAACAACTAATGCAACAAATTGCCCAGAAAATTCAGCCACAACAGCCTCAAGCCAGTCAAACAGCTACTCCTTCTCAAACTCCAGACAACACAAGTAATGTAATACAAACACCTGAGCCACAAACGCCAAATCAACTAGAAAACCCTGTCTCAGTTGAACAACAATCTACTTCAACGAGTTCCGGACAATAAAAAAATCAGAGTTAGAAATAAGTTAATAACTTCTAACTCTGCCAATTTTCGATTTTAAGTAGCAATTTTGATGTGCTTACAGTGCAACTTGGATTGAAGGAAAAATCTAAAATCTAAAATTGAATGACTTCTAAATTTTTTAAATCGGCAAACGATTGATATCTTTATTGCAGCCAATAACTACCATTGCTGAACCACGTTCTAAACGTTTGGTAGGGTCAGGATTAATTTGAAATTTACCATCCTGGCTCACCGCTAGCAAATTTAACCCGTAGCGGTTACGAAGTTGAAGCTCGGTGATTGTTCTGCCGTGAAATTCATCAGGCACAATCAACTCTACAATACTGTTATCTGGGTCTAGATCAAATCGATCTAAGATTGCTGGTTTAGTAAGTGTACGCGCTAGAGCGCAACCTGCTTCATACTCAGGAAAAACAACATGATCTGCTCCTACTCGCCGCAGCAGTTTACGATGAACTTCACTAGAAGCTTTGGCAACTACATGGGGTACGCCAGCCTCTTTCACATTTAGGGTGGTTATAATGCTTTCTTGAACGTAGTTGCCAATCGCTACAATTACAGTATCAAATTCAAAAATCCCAGCTTCTTTTAGTGCGGCTGGTTCTGTAGAATCTAATTGCAAAGCATGACCAACTATTCCCTCAGTTAATGCTTCGGAAACTCGTTTTTCATCAATATCTGTTGCCAGTACTTGATAACCGAAGTTGTGCAGTGTAGAACAGACGGATCTACCAAAACGACCTAATCCAACTACAGCAAATTGTTGGTTATCTTTACGTAAACTGCGAAAAAAACTTAATGATGAAAGATTCACCCTTTTTATCCTTATAATGGCTCCCTGTATTTAGGGCAAAAAACGGTTATGATACTTGAATTAAAAATCTTATTTTTTGCCTTCCAATGTATATTTTATCAGTTTAGTCATTAGTCATTAGTGAGTTGTCAAGAATTATTATCCCCGCACTCGCTAACTATCCCACAAGGAGATTTTCTTCAGGATAGTGAATTCTACTAGGGCGTGGATCTCCAAGTATCGCGGACATCAGTAGTAAAACACCTACTCGTCCAATGTACATAGTCATAATGAGGATGAGCTTTGCTGTTATAGAGATACTTCCTGTAATACCTGTTGAAAGCCCCACGGTGGCGAAGGCTGATACCACTTCAAACAAAATTTGAATAAAATCCAACGTTGGATCTGTAAGGCTTATTAAGACAGTAGCTAAAATCACGGTTGCTACTGAAGCTACCAACACACCCACGGCTTTCAAAATTAAAGATATTGCTATCTTGCGATCGTATAATAAAACTTCTTCTTTACCCTGAAGAATCGTTTTGGTGCAACTGGTCAAGACTCTGAGAGTTGTTGTTTTCATACCTCCTCCCGTACCACCTGGACTTGCACCAATAAACATGAGTGCAATCGTAATAAATAGACCGGCATTGGTCATTTTGCCAATATCTATAGTGTTAAAGCCAGCAGTTCTAGGAGTAACTGATTGAAACCAAGCTAGTAATATCTGGTCACGAAAATTTAGAGAACCAAATGTTTCTGGATTTCTGATCTCTATACAAAAGAATGCAATTACTCCTATTACTAACAATATAATAGTTGTACTAGTTGCAACTTTAAAATCTAGAGAAAATATTTGTTTATGATTTTTTTTGAAAAGGCAATCGCGCAACCAAAGGTACATTTCCAAAATTACCTGATAGCCAATTCCTCCAAAGATAATTAACATTGTGATAGTAAAGACTACTAAGAAAGATGATTGATACCCAATTAAGTTATCTTTAAATAAACTAAATCCAGCATTATTCCAAGCGTTAATACTATGAAAAATTGCTAACCAAAGTCCTTTACTCCATCCATATTCAGGAACAAAAGCTGGTAGAAGTAAGAAGATACCTGTAATCTCAAAAATTAAAGTTGTAGCAATAATTGAACGGATAACTTGGGCACTACCACTCATCCCTGGTCGATCTAAAGCTTGTTGAATTGCTATTTTTTGCCGCATATCAAACCTACGGCCAATGAGCAAAATCAGAAATGTGGTAGTTGTCATGTAGCCCAACCCACCAATCTGAGCTAATAGTGCAATAAACAATTGACCCCAAAAGGAAAAATAAGTACCAGGATCAACGACTGATAAACCTGTGACACAAACTGCGGATGTCGAGGTAAATAGTGCCACAATCAGGTTATTCCATGTACCATTGCTAGTCGAAAAAGGCATCATCAACAGGATAGTACCGACAGCAATGACAGCCAAAAATCCCAAACAAATTGTCCGAGCAACAGTCATAATTAATTCGTAATTCCTAATGGGCTTCTCTGCGAGATGCTAAAAGCGAACGCCCTGCTACGCTAACGTAATTCGTAGTTAAGAACGTTAGATTTAACCTGGGTTTACGCCTTTTGGATATCGTATCTTTTTTGGATAGTTGGTATAATTTTGAGCAAGAACAGTTTGTTCAGGTAAAACTGAGAAATTTTTCTAAAGAGGATTAATTCCGGTTTAGCTTTCTTAGAACAAAAATACCCTTATTTAATTAAAAACTATACATGGTAGTCTACCAGTATGTTTTTTTGAATTCTACTTCGTCTCAATACTACTTTTTCATGAGTGCAACACTTTATCAACAAATTCAGCAATTTTACGATGCTTCATCTGGTCTGTGGGAACAGATATGGGGCGAACACATGCACCACGGCTATTACGGCGCTGATGGTACCCAGAAAAAAGACCGTCGTCAGGCTCAAATTGATTTAATCGAAGAATTGCTCAATTGGGCAAAGGTAGAAGCAGCAGAAAATATCCTAGATGTAGGTTGCGGCATCGGTGGTAGTTCTTTATACCTTTCGCAGAAGTTTAATGCTAAGGCTACAGGGATTACATTGAGTCCTGTACAAGCAGCGAGAGCAACGGAACGCGCCTCAGAAGCTAATCTGAGTCTGAGAACACAATTCCAAGTCGCAAATGCTCAAGCAATGCCCTTTGCTGACAATTCTTTTGACTTGGTTTGGTCGCTAGAAAGTGGCGAACACATGCCAGATAAAACCAAGTTTCTCCAGGAGTGTTATCGAGTATTGAAGCCTGGCGGCAAGTTAATTATGGTGACTTGGTGTCATCGACCAACTGATGAGTCTCCACTAACGGCAGATGAGGAAAAGCATTTGCAGGATATTTATCGGGTGTATTGTTTGCCTTATGTGATTTCTTTGCCAGAGTATGAAGCGATCGCACACCAGTTACCATTACATAATATTCGCACTGCTGATTGGTCAACTGCTGTCGCCCCTTTCTGGAATGTGGTAATTGATTCTGCATTCACTCCCCAAGCGCTTTGGGGTTTACTAAATGCTGGTTGGACTACCATCCAAGGGGCATTATCACTGGGATTAATGCGTCGCGGTTATGAGCGTGGGTTAATTCGGTTTGGCTTATTGTGCGGCAATAAGTAGAATTCCACTTCAGCAAAAAGATGTAATCTAGGAGCATTGACGTAGATGTTCCTAGTGATACATTATTATACTTAAATACAAGATTTGGAGCGATCGCAAAACTTGTAAATTCTAATGCAGATATCGGGGAAACCTTCTAAAATTAAGTTTCTTATTGTTAAATTGCTGAAATGCCACTCGAACTGCAAAACCTAACAGGCGGTTACACCACAGTCCCAATTGTTCAAGACATTAACCTCACTCTGCAAACAGGAGAATGGTTGAGTTTAGTTGGTGCTAATGGCTCAGGTAAATCTACTTTATTAAAATTGCTGAGTCGTATTCTCTCCCCACAGCATGGAACAGTTCTACTTGATGGCAAAGCAATTCATTCTCAACCCCCAAATTTAGTTGCACAAAAACTCGCATTATTACCGCAACAACAAACCGTTCCCGTAGGCTTAACAGTGCGACAATTAGTAAGTTTAGGACGCACGCCACATCAATCTTGGTGGCAATGGGAATTAAACGCCCAAGATTGGGTTAAAGTAGAAGCTGCAATTAAAAAGACGCAACTAGAAAAATTGAGCGATCGCTTAGTTGAAGAACTTTCGGGTGGTGAAAGACAACGCGCTTTTTTAGCTTTAGCACTAGCGCAAGAACCAAAAGTTTTATTA contains:
- a CDS encoding pentapeptide repeat-containing protein — protein: MNSRLSDCTAGSQLDSSRTQFGLKRQTDYHFWTNILSLFLWGMISITATLGFAPTALALEYNKEILVEADFSGRDLTDSSFTKANLRQSNFSHANLNGVSFFAANLESANLEAADLRNSTLDSARLVRANLTNALLEGAFAANARFDGAIIDGADFTDTLLRSDEQKKLCKLAKGTNPTTGRDTRDTLFCP
- a CDS encoding YraN family protein → MANLPPSHYPDIGHLGEDLVAQWLQSTSWIILHRRFSSRYGEIDIIAQYDGQTGEKLLTQHSLLAFVEVKTRSSGSWDAGGRSAITPQKQAKISRTAGIFLAQYPEKADYSCRFDVAIVYCQRISKNQTAVIATQEALATLSTDEYKFKLQEYILAAFDSSIDNG
- the queA gene encoding tRNA preQ1(34) S-adenosylmethionine ribosyltransferase-isomerase QueA; the encoded protein is MKQKLVQAKLKDTSSPKEKNFELDCSVAGYDYTLPPELIAQNPAVPRDSSRLLVVNSPTTGAETEASHHIFHDLPALLRSGDLLVMNNTRVIPARLYGHKTTGAKIQVLLLEERQYNCWLALVKPGKSFKQGTKIIFEAKQGIGDSKEAEGHGAGGRGENSSPYSLDSSPVTSQQLTATVLETDAATGGRLLQFDVPEGKPLVQLLEVFGEVPLPPYITTSSAADEQYQTVYAEQPGAIAAPTAGLHFTPELLQKLRDRNINQAFVTLHVGVGTFRPVEVEDVTTHQMHEEWIEVPAATVEQIRATKAAGGRIIAVGTTAVRALEGAAKSGNLQSFCGKTDLFIYPGYQWRVVDGLITNFHLPRSSLLMLVSALIGRQRLLNIYLEAITFGYRFYSFGDAMLILPEAIRVLSQA
- a CDS encoding serine acetyltransferase; translated protein: MRDFIIKLVKTIIQIMNAPMLILFIVTTKKEVILVDVRRWSKIVELVDTSDWVNLLYLLYKYPEFRSLYYYRIKKGNFLGLVLMHIIKFFYKECPSLFLYCDNIGSGLFIQHGFSTIVNARSIGDNCWINQQVTIGYSSKNNFPTIGNNVIISSGAKVIGNVTINDNVIVGANAVVVKDVPSNCVVVGVPAYIIKRDGVKVKEQLI
- a CDS encoding tetratricopeptide repeat protein; this translates as MSLLSRKSQTQPWLHFLFHQNSVQKKPLFRLLFAFSAFLVLAAPTITNFPGSKLLAETAISQDLEAASFFQQGVTRYNRKDLQGAEYAFRQALQRDPNLGAALNYLGNIFMEQNRLDVALQEYTEAIRINPNFSEAYYNLGLVLHRQGQKDAAITAYRQSLVIDPTKVAALYNLGLVLYEQGQLPEAIATYQQAINLDSSNTNAYFNLAIALQQQGQTEQAIATYRQALQLDPQNATAYNNMASLLAIQGQASEAISVYRQAIRLNPKNASAYYNLGVTLYNQGDIKKANGVLKRAHTEYREQGNIEQAQKIEQLMQQIAQKIQPQQPQASQTATPSQTPDNTSNVIQTPEPQTPNQLENPVSVEQQSTSTSSGQ
- a CDS encoding TrkA family potassium uptake protein translates to MNLSSLSFFRSLRKDNQQFAVVGLGRFGRSVCSTLHNFGYQVLATDIDEKRVSEALTEGIVGHALQLDSTEPAALKEAGIFEFDTVIVAIGNYVQESIITTLNVKEAGVPHVVAKASSEVHRKLLRRVGADHVVFPEYEAGCALARTLTKPAILDRFDLDPDNSIVELIVPDEFHGRTITELQLRNRYGLNLLAVSQDGKFQINPDPTKRLERGSAMVVIGCNKDINRLPI
- a CDS encoding TrkH family potassium uptake protein, which gives rise to MTVARTICLGFLAVIAVGTILLMMPFSTSNGTWNNLIVALFTSTSAVCVTGLSVVDPGTYFSFWGQLFIALLAQIGGLGYMTTTTFLILLIGRRFDMRQKIAIQQALDRPGMSGSAQVIRSIIATTLIFEITGIFLLLPAFVPEYGWSKGLWLAIFHSINAWNNAGFSLFKDNLIGYQSSFLVVFTITMLIIFGGIGYQVILEMYLWLRDCLFKKNHKQIFSLDFKVATSTTIILLVIGVIAFFCIEIRNPETFGSLNFRDQILLAWFQSVTPRTAGFNTIDIGKMTNAGLFITIALMFIGASPGGTGGGMKTTTLRVLTSCTKTILQGKEEVLLYDRKIAISLILKAVGVLVASVATVILATVLISLTDPTLDFIQILFEVVSAFATVGLSTGITGSISITAKLILIMTMYIGRVGVLLLMSAILGDPRPSRIHYPEENLLVG
- a CDS encoding methyltransferase domain-containing protein, which produces MSATLYQQIQQFYDASSGLWEQIWGEHMHHGYYGADGTQKKDRRQAQIDLIEELLNWAKVEAAENILDVGCGIGGSSLYLSQKFNAKATGITLSPVQAARATERASEANLSLRTQFQVANAQAMPFADNSFDLVWSLESGEHMPDKTKFLQECYRVLKPGGKLIMVTWCHRPTDESPLTADEEKHLQDIYRVYCLPYVISLPEYEAIAHQLPLHNIRTADWSTAVAPFWNVVIDSAFTPQALWGLLNAGWTTIQGALSLGLMRRGYERGLIRFGLLCGNK
- a CDS encoding ABC transporter ATP-binding protein, which codes for MPLELQNLTGGYTTVPIVQDINLTLQTGEWLSLVGANGSGKSTLLKLLSRILSPQHGTVLLDGKAIHSQPPNLVAQKLALLPQQQTVPVGLTVRQLVSLGRTPHQSWWQWELNAQDWVKVEAAIKKTQLEKLSDRLVEELSGGERQRAFLALALAQEPKVLLLDEPTTFLDINYQLQLLELLKNLNQQQELTIVTVLHELNLAARYSSRIALLKQGHLWEVGKPEEVLTPSAIAQVFGVESVIIQTPVGLQVCAISAVSL